CCGCACGCGCACGCGCGCATTCTGCGCGTCGATCGCGCCGCGGCGGCCGGCCTGCCCGGCGTCGTCGCGGTGCTGACCGCGGACGGCCTCGGCGCCGCCGGCCGGCCGTTGATGCCGATGGTCGC
This genomic interval from bacterium contains the following:
- a CDS encoding carbon monoxide dehydrogenase; this encodes MSDHSPHTRRLEDLRFLRGRGRYVGDIRLPGMLHLALVRSPHAHARILRVDRAAAAGLPGVVAVLTADGLGAAGRPLMPMVA